In one window of Verrucomicrobiota bacterium DNA:
- the dinB gene encoding DNA polymerase IV, whose translation MFRVILHLDMDAFYASVEQRDTPALRGLPVVVGAPPTQRGVVAAASYEARKFGVRSAMPSVTARRLCPSAVFVRPRMDVYREESRLIMGWVASLAGNLIQQVSVDEAYVDVTGRTSGSTHDDALRSAIPIAQALKAAIQEARSLTASVGIGPNKLLAKLGSDFKKPDGLTLILDSEKAGFLRPLPVRSLHGVGQVTESQLTAAGIRTVGDLQTFTGDLRPFVGSWAAELRRFAMGEDSRPLDLGDEVKSISSENTFLQDTEDRPTLRACLREQAAEIAGKLARQRLAARTVQVKVRYGDFTTLSRQISLEEPIVQASDLYRLGCWLLGREKLVSRPLRLIGLGVSGLVETRARQLWFELGGPFSRKLS comes from the coding sequence TTGTTCCGCGTCATCCTCCATCTCGATATGGACGCATTCTATGCTTCCGTGGAGCAACGCGACACCCCCGCGCTGCGCGGACTTCCGGTGGTCGTGGGTGCCCCGCCCACCCAGCGAGGAGTCGTGGCCGCCGCGAGCTACGAGGCCCGCAAATTCGGCGTTCGCTCCGCCATGCCCAGTGTCACCGCCCGCCGACTCTGCCCCTCGGCGGTGTTCGTCCGCCCGCGCATGGACGTCTATCGCGAGGAATCACGCCTCATCATGGGATGGGTCGCCTCGCTGGCGGGAAACTTGATCCAACAAGTGTCCGTGGATGAGGCTTATGTCGATGTGACGGGACGGACCTCGGGGAGCACTCACGACGATGCGCTTCGCTCCGCCATTCCAATCGCCCAAGCCTTGAAGGCAGCCATTCAGGAGGCGAGGTCCCTGACCGCCAGTGTCGGCATCGGCCCCAACAAGCTCCTGGCCAAACTCGGCAGCGATTTCAAAAAACCGGATGGACTTACTCTCATCCTCGATTCCGAAAAGGCCGGTTTTCTGCGCCCGCTCCCGGTCCGCTCCCTGCATGGCGTGGGCCAGGTCACTGAATCACAGCTCACGGCCGCGGGGATCCGCACCGTGGGCGACTTGCAGACTTTCACCGGTGATCTGCGCCCGTTCGTGGGATCCTGGGCAGCGGAGCTTCGACGGTTCGCCATGGGTGAGGACTCCCGTCCGTTGGATCTTGGGGACGAAGTCAAAAGCATCAGCTCCGAAAACACGTTTCTTCAGGATACCGAGGATCGTCCGACCCTCCGTGCCTGCTTGCGGGAGCAGGCTGCTGAGATTGCCGGCAAACTGGCACGCCAGCGTCTCGCCGCCAGGACGGTTCAAGTCAAAGTTCGCTACGGAGATTTCACCACCTTGTCGAGGCAGATTTCCTTGGAGGAGCCGATCGTTCAGGCCTCCGATCTCTATCGGCTCGGTTGCTGGCTCCTGGGAAGGGAAAAGCTGGTCTCGCGTCCGCTCCGATTGATCGGACTGGGCGTCAGCGGACTCGTCGAGACGCGAGCGCGGCAGCTCTGGTTCGAGCTGGGCGGTCCCTTCAGCCGGAAGCTGTCGTGA